One segment of Sphaerodactylus townsendi isolate TG3544 linkage group LG17, MPM_Stown_v2.3, whole genome shotgun sequence DNA contains the following:
- the RHCG gene encoding ammonium transporter Rh type C — protein MARFNLMARNTDMRWRLPLVCLLWEVAMVILFGVFVRFNPEADAAGWPEEKYQKNITSDAENDFYFRYPSFQDVHVMIFVGFGFLMTFLQRYGFGAVGFNFLLAAFGIQWALLMQGWLHTFENGKILIGIESLIGADFCVGSVCIAFGALLGKVSPVQVLIMTLFQVTLFSVNEYILLDLLHVKDAGGSMTIHTFGAYFGLTVTAILYRPNLEQTKDKQGSVYHSDLFSMIGTLFLWMYWPSFNSAISDRGDAQHRAVINTYCSLAACVLTTVAFSSVLEKKGRLNMVHIQNATLAGGVAVGTAAEMMLTPYGSLIIGFMCGIVSTVGFVFLTPLLESKLRIQDTCGIHNLHGMPGLIGGIVGAVTAAAATEGVYGYEGLIRAFDFTGVYASRTPSIQGGYQAAGIAVSLGMALVGGAIVGTILKLPFFGDPTDENCFDDDVYWEVLEDEEASLYSMQDSNKSGTSS, from the exons ATGGCGAGGTTCAACCTGATGGCGAGGAACACGGACATGCGCTGGCGCCTGCCGCTGGTGTGTCTCCTTTGGGAGGTGGCCATGGTCATCCTCTTTGGGGTCTTCGTGCGCTTTAACCCAGAAGCCGACGCAGCCGGCTGGCCGGAGGAGAAGTACCAGAAGAACATCACCAGCGACGCTGAGAATGACTTCTACTTCAGATACCCAT CTTTCCAAGATGTCCACGTGATGATTTTCGTGGGCTTCGGCTTCCTCATGACGTTTCTGCAACGCTACGGCTTCGGAGCCGTCGGCTTCAACTTCCTCCTGGCTGCCTTTGGGATTCAGTGGGCTCTCTTGATGCAGGGCTGGCTCCACACCTTTGAAAATGGGAAGATACTCATTGGGATTGAAAG CTTGATTGGAGCCGATTTCTGCGTGGGCTCCGTCTGCATCgcgtttggggctcttttggGCAAGGTCAGCCCCGTGCAGGTGCTCATCATGACTTTGTTTCAAGTCACCCTCTTCTCTGTGAATGAATACATCCTGCTGGATCTGCTCCAC GTTAAAGATGCCGGTGGATCAATGACCATCCACACTTTTGGCGCTTACTTTGGTCTAACCGTAACCGCCATCTTGTATCGACCCAACCTGGAACAGACCAAAGACAAGCAGGGCTCTGTCTACCACTCGGATCTCTTCTCCATGATCG GCACCCTCTTCCTATGGATGTACTGGCCCAGCTTCAACTCGGCCATCTCCGATCGGGGGGACGCCCAGCACCGAGCCGTCATCAACACGTACTGCTCTCTGGCGGCCTGCGTCCTCACCACCGTGGCCTTCTCCAGCGTGCTGGAAAAGAAAGGCAGGCTGAATATG GTCCACATCCAGAATGCTACCCTGGCCGGGGGTGTGGCTGTCGGGACTGCTGCGGAGATGATGCTGACCCCATATGGATCCCTCATCATTGGTTTTATGTGTGGCATCGTCTCTACTGTTGGATTTGTCTTTCTCACA CCTCTCTTAGAGTCCAAGCTGCGTATCCAAGACACGTGTGGCATCCACAACTTACATGGCATGCCGGGGCTAATTGGGGGCATCGTGGGAGCTGTCACAGCTGCTGCCGCTACAGAGGGAGTCTATGGATATGAAGG GCTGATCCGTGCTTTTGACTTTACTGGTGTTTACGCATCCAGGACGCCTAGTATCCAAGGGGGGTATCAGGCAGCTGGCATTGCTGTCTCCTTGGGCATGGCCTTGGTGGGCGGGGCCATTGTAG GTACCATTTTGAAATTGCCATTCTTTGGCGATCCGACGGACGAAAACTGCTTTGATGATGATGTCTATTGGGAG GTGCTTGAAGATGAGGAGGCTAGCTTGTATTCCATGCAGGATTCCAACAAATCTGGGACCAGCTCTTAA